The Verrucomicrobiota bacterium nucleotide sequence GGCGGCTTGGAACGGCGGAATCCGATCGCGTGGTGCGCTTTGCCCGGTTGATGGGCAAGGCTGTCGAGGTTTTGGAGTCCGAGGCAAACGCCCGCCAATGGCTGACCGCCCCACAGTTCGGTTTGGGGGGGGCGGTGCCGCTGGACTATGCCGAAACCGAAGTTGGCGCCCGCGAAGTTGAAGACCTGCTGGGGCGCATAGAATACGGAGTCTATTCCTGATGTTGGAAGCCTGGCGCATCGTGAAGGAAAGGCACGCCGCAACCGCGTTTTCCGGTGAAGGCGCCGCCAAGGTCGGTGGGCGTTGGAATTCGCGGGGCGTGCCGGTCGTTTACGCGAGCGGCACCCAATCGCTCGCGGCGCTGGAAATCCTGGTGCATCTAAACCCGCCAATGCGTTTCAAGTATGTCGCCTTTCGCCTGGCGTTCGACCAGGTCAGCGTCGAACAAATCGCCCTCAAAAACCTGCCGGCAGATTGGCAGATCGAGCCACCCTCGCCATCCACCAAGGCGCTCGGCGATGCGTGGGTGCGACAGGCGCGTTCGGCGGTGCTGGCGTTGCCGAGCGTCATCATTTCGGGAGAACCCAACTACCTGCTGAACCCGGCGCATCCGGACTTCAAAACAATCGCCATCAGCAAGCCGGAACGGTTTGCGTTTGATCCACGGCTGCTCACCTGACGCTGGCGGCCATCCATTTAGGCCGAATGATAAGCCAGGATTTTCACTTGTGCCCAAGGGTACTCTGCGCCACGCTGCCGCCATGAAACACCACTGGGTTAAGCTGTTTTTGTTTCTCCTGTCTGGTTTGGATGGCACCATTCTGAATACGCAAAGCCGTTCCGTTGGTACCGCTGCCGCTGGCGACCACCCCAGCCCCGCTGGAATTGGCGGTAGCCCCATAGACACGGACACCCCCAGATGCAGCGGTGGCATACCCGGTCACCACCATCCCAGACGGCGCGGTGCTGGAGCCCATTACTCCGACAGGGGAACCTAGTGTTGCCGTGGCAAAGCCAGCCACTCCCACGCCGATCACCGAAGGAAATTGGCCAACCACCATTCCGAGCCAAACGACGCCGACCAGCGCAACCACTGCCCTTTCGCGTGGTTTTGGACCCGCCCGGGCAACTTGACAAGCGGGCGGTATGGAATACAGTAGTAGCTGTGTGCATGGTGTATTGAAGCTCCGCTAATTGTGGTTATGGCGCACCGGATCCTTGAGGCAGGGACCGGCTGGCCGGCGGAGAATCTGCAACCGCGAAAGCTGGACACTGCCGGAGCTGCGGCAACGCCATGGACGATCAGTTGGTAGCGTAACAATCCGAAGACTGCAAGCAACCATGAGAATACGCGTGCTATTTGCCATAGGAATGGGGTTATGGACGAGCCTTCAGCCTGGTTTCGCCCAGGGCACCGCCTTCACCTACAACGGCCGGCTGACTGATAACAGTGCCGCCGCCAGCGGCAGTTATGACCTGCGGTTTACCCTGTACGGCGCCGTCACCAACGGCAGCCCCCTCGGGGTACTCACCAACACGGCCACCAGCGTCAGCGCGGGCGTGTTCCTGGTCCAGTTGGACTTTGGCGGCGTGTTCACCGGCGCGAATTACTGGCTGGAACTGGCCGTGCGCACCAATGGCAGCGGGGCGTTCACCCCCTTGAATCCGCGTCAGCCAATAACCCCGACGCCGTATGCCATTTACGCCCCAACTGCCGGATACGCTCCGAATGCGGGTTACGCCACGAATGCCGGCGTGGCGGCAACTGCCAATGCGGTCGCGGCCACCCACATCACGGGCACACTGGCGCCGCTGCAACTGCCATCTTCCGTGGTCCAGACCGGCGGAGGGGCGTACAGCCTCTATGGAACCTTTACCGGCAATGGCGCCACTTTGACCAACCTGAACTCGGGAAGCCTGACCGGTAATCTGACCGTGGGCGTGACGTTGCTGGAAACCGCCCGCATTAACCGGAGCGCCGGTTCGGTTACGGTGGCGGGAGATTACGCGTATGTTTCAAGCGAGGCTGGCTTTGGTTCGGACGTCGGCATCTACAACATTTCTCAATTGGCGAACCCGATCCAGGTGGGCGTGATCACGAATTTTAGCGCGGGGTATCTTGGCGACGACTATCAATGGGGCAGCCATGCGGTCGCCTTGGCGGGAACCAACGCCTACGTGGCGGATGTCGTGGATGGTTTGCGGATCTACGATATTTCCAATCCGGCCAATCCCCAGCTCATGGCCAAGACCAACTTCTCCGCTTCATACAATCGGGGCGGCGTCATCTATCACTCGCAACCGGTCGGGGTGGCAGTCGCGGGGAATTTCGCGTATGTCGCTTGTTCCTTTGATGGGGTGCGCATTGTCAACATCGCCAATCCCACCAATCCCGTTCCGGTCGGGCATGTCGCCATGGGGCCGGACTATACGATACAGGGGCTAGCGGACTACTCCGTGAACGTCGCGGTGTATGGTCGTTACCTGTTCGTTGCCAAGCTGCTGGACGGGGTCAGCATCTACGACGTGGCCAACCCGACGAACGCGGTTTATGTGGCGGGCATCCAGAGCTCCGGTGTGGCCCATTCGGTAACGGTGGCACCGTTTGATAGCGGCGTTTTTCTTTACGTCGCCAACGGCGTTAATGGAGTGAACATTTTCGATGTCACCGATTTGAGCGAGCCGGGGCCGACCTTCGAGGCCGACTACTACGTCGGCACCGCCAATTATCACGAGGGCAATCCGAACATGTACGGCGGGGCCATCGACGCGGCCGTCGTGGGCAAGAATCTGTATGTGGCTAATTCCGGGGACGGCATCCGGCTCTACGACATCTCATATCCAGCGGTGCCAAGCCGCATCGGCGCTTTCTCGCCCGAGGTTCCCGGCAGTTATGCGGCCGGCATCGCCGTGGTGGGCACCAATGTGTTTCTGGCGAACCACGACAGCTTTCGGATCTTTCGCAATGTGGGGGTGGCCGTCCGCGCGCCGAAGTATGTGGGCGATGGAAGCCTCCTGACCAGTCTGGACGCCTCGCAAATAACGACCGGAACCCTCAGCCTGACCCGCTTTCCAACCAACGTGCTGCTCAACGGCAACACCAACGTGAACCTGACCGGCAATTTCGCCGGCAATGGCAGCGCGCTCACGGGCCTCGACGCGTCGCAGTTGGCCAGCGGCACGGTCCCCCTGGCACGACTTCCGGGGAGTCTGATAACCAACAGCGCCACCGGCGTCACTTTGTCCGGCAGTTTCACCGGCGCCTTCACCGGCAATGGCGCCGGTTTGACGAACTTATCCTTCGCGAGTTTTAACGGCGACCTCCTGCCGCTGACGTTCTGGAGCCTGGCGCTCACCAATCCCGCGGGGGACTTTGCCACGATCAGCAACATCTGTGGGGGACCAATGTCGGTGCAACTCGCCGACTTCAACAACGATGGCCGGCTCGACGTCGCGGTGATGGGCTTTTACGGACGCCTGGTGGTCCTGACAAACAATGGGGCCGGTGGTTTCATGATCTCCTCGGCCCCGGGCGCGGGCTATCTGGTAAATTCCCTGGCCGTGGCGGATGTCAATGGCGATGGCGCGCTCGATCTCATTAACGCGTCGAGTTACAACAGCACGCTGACGCTAATGACCAATGACGGGCTCGGCGGCTTTACCGCTGCCTCCACGCCGGCGGTGGGGGAGACCACCTACGTCGTGGCGGCCGATGTTAATGGCGATGGAAAAGCGGATCTGATTAACGTCGGTTTCTACAGCAGCACCGTAACAATCCTGACCAATGGGGGCAGCGGGAATTTTACTCTGTCCTCCACGAACCAGGTCGGCAACGGGCATTTCAATGTGGTGGCGGCTGACGTGAACGGGGATGGTAAAGTGGATTTGATCACGCCGAATTATTACGATTCCACGGTTACGGTGCTGACGAACAACGGCAACGGCGAGTTTGTGGCGGCGGGCACGTATCCGGCAGGCATCGGCGGCGCCCGGTTTGTGGCGGCCGGCGATTTCAACCGCGACGGCCGCGTGGATTTGGCAGTGGCCAACGACACGACCGGCACCCTTACCACCCTCACTAACAATGGCAGCGGCGGGTTTGTGGCCGTGGCGAGCTACCCCGTCGGTGCGGGGCCGGCGGCGGTGGCGATCAGTGACTTGAACCGGGATGGCTGGCCCGATCTTATTTGCGCCAACTACGAGAGCAACAGTGTAACCATCCTGACCAACAATGGCAGCGGCGGGTTTGCAACCGCCGCCACTTTTCCGGCCGGCGCCGGCCCGGTTTTTGTGGCGGCCGGCGATTTGAATGGCGACGGCACCCCAGACATTCTCGCCGCTAACTTCAGTGACAGCACGTTAGCGTTGATTAACAACCCGCCATTCTTCCCCAGCCGTTTTCGCGGGCAGTTTACCGGCGACGGCGGCAGCCTGTCCAACCTGAACGCCAATGCGATTTCGTCGGGCGGGCTCACCGTCAACCTCCAAGTGCTTGTCCCCGGAGGCGGCACCAACACCTTATGTTTCACCAATGGCATCCTGCGGGCAATCCAATGAAACGGCGCCTCGGAACTCAATCACCTCAAGCCAAGCTGCTGGTCGGGCTGATGCTTGCCCTAACCGGTGCGGAGATCCTGGCGCAGAACTTCACCCTCGCCGGGGGAAGCGTCACCGGGGGCGGCGGCACCAGCACCGGCAGCGTTTACTCGGTCACTGGAACTATCGGCCAAGCGGATGCGGGCCGGGCCACGGGCGGAAGTTTTGCCGTTGAGGGTGGCTTGTGGGCTCTGGTCAGCCTGCTCCAGACGCCCGGCGCGCCGCAATTGAGTTTTGTAAAATCAAACGGCAGCAGCGTGACTTTCACCTGGCCGGATACCGGAGCAGGCTTCGTCCTGCAACAAAACAACAATCTGACGCTGACGAACGGCTGGACCGCGGTGACCCAGGGACCCACCACCAATAACGGCCAAATCCAAGTGCTGATTCCGATCGCCCCGGGCCAGAATTTCTTCCGGCTGAAGGTCCCGTGAGGACGCCCAGTGGCAAGTCATCAGTGAACAGTCACCAAAAATACCGGCTAAACCCTCCGTAACTCATTCCCCAATAGCGATTACCAGCCTGACGAGCATGGCAATGGGGCTGTGAAAGTCACAGCGTATGAGTGCTGGATGAAACTTACATGCCATGCATCGGACCTTACCTCAAAACAACATTCATGGCCAGCTTCGAGTTTCCCCGCTATTTTTCCAGACAATGACTGGCCTCATTTTTGGGGAACACCGACGCCTGAAATGCAGCTCATGGTTTGATGATCATGACGTTGAATTTGGAACCAATTTCGGCTCCAGCAACCAATCCGGTGGAGCCATCAAATGAACTCCGATTAAGCCCATAGACCTCGATGACCCATTTACCAGGAGATCCAGAGAGAGAGCCGTCAGCATCGTAACATAAGTTAATAACTTTTGTGTTGAGGGTGCTGGGCGCCCATACCGTGGTCACATGGATGATTGCATTGGGGTCCCCGTTCGACAGGGGATTATCAATGACCGTCAACTGCGTCCCCACTCGGTTTCCGGAGGTAATAACATGGAGGTAAGCGGCGGTGGGGGTATTGACTCCCGCACCAGAAACTTTGATGGCGCCGTTTTGGATTTGCAGCGCCGTGCCGTTGGTGCCGCTGCCGCTGGCCACCACCCCAGCCCCGCTGGGACCAGCGGCAGCCCCATAGACACCGACGCCGCCAAATGCGGCGGTGGCATACCCAGCCACCCCCATCCCGGACGGCGCGGTGCTGGAGCCCATTACTCCGACAGGGGTACCTAATGTTGCGGTGGCAAAGCCAGCCACTCCCACGCCGACCACCGAAGGAGATTGGCCCACTACCCCGTAGTTCGTAGCGCTATCGTAGGATGCCACACCATAGATCGCCTTGGTGCCATCTACGGTGGAACTGGTCGAGGCCACCAGTTTGGAGGCGGTCAAAGTCTGGGTGACGCCTACCCGGCCATTGAAATAACCCGCATGGCCGGTGGTGTCGCTGTTGGCGTTGTCGCCATAAACACCGGTGCCGGCCGTCGTGTAACCTCGGATACCGAAACCGTTGGCATTGGTGCCGGTGACTGTGCCACTGGCGGTAACCGTGCCACTAGCGGTGATATTGCCGCTGTTGATGCTACTGCTCGAGAGATTGCCAGCACTGTCCAACTGCATCCGGGTGGCGGCGCCGTCGAAGAACAGCAGTTTGCCCGCCCCCTCGCCGTTACCGGAGCCGGAGGCGATGACCGACCAGGTGCCGCCGCCGGTGCTGGTGTTGTTCAGATTGAGCCAGGTGCCAATCGTGGAAGCGCTTTCGGCCGTCATGGCCTGGGCGTAGTTTCGGGTGTTGAGATATAAACCACCGCCGGCCCGGATGGTGAACTGGTCGGCAACACCGGAGGTAAAGTCGGCATCGGCGGAATCGGCCCAGACAAACGCGCCATTGTGACCCGCCTTGGCACGGTGTCCGGCCGCAAAGGCGTAGCTGCCGGAAGCGGCGTTGCCCTGGCCACCGGGCACGGTGGCAAACGCGGCGGAGTTCGTGTTGTTGGCCCCGCCGCTGATGACGGCACTGTCACCCGAGTTGAGGTTATCACGGCCGCCACCGATCGCCGCAAAGGTGGCATTGGCCAGGTTGTGGTTGCCGCCCGCCACGGTGCTGTAGCTCTGGTTCGCCTGATTATGATCCCCGCCACCCACGGTGGACGAGGCCTCGGCCGTGGCGTTGTAATTGCCGCCCGCGATGGTGCTGTACGTGCCCACCGCCTGGTTGGCGAGGCCGCCGCCCACAAAGCCACTCATGCCGTCCACCGTGTTGTCGAGCCCGCCGGCGATCGCGCCGGCCGCACCCGTCACCCGGTTGCCCGCGCCGCCGCCGATGGCGGTGTAACTGGCGGTAATTGCGTTGACGTCGCCGTTGACACCGCCGCCCGCTATGGTGGCGGCGATGTTGCCCGGAGCCACGGTGTTGCCGGAGTAGCCGCCAAGAATGTTGGGCGCGCCTGATCCCGGTTCGATCCGCAGCGCGCGCTGGCTGTTGACGGTCAATTCCAGCGCATTGTTGCCCACGCTCCCCAGCGTGTTGGTGGCGAGGGTCACCGGCAGACCGGTGACACCACTGAAGGGCGCATTGGCCGCTTGAATCGCATAGGGGGCAGAGGTGATTGGCTGGCGCGGGGCCAGCGTGGTGTACGCACCGGTAGAACCGTTGGTGCGCACGGAAATCTCCAGCCAGCGATCCGGCCCGGTGAACACCCCGGTGCCAAAATCCACCGTCACGGCGAACAGGCCGTTGGTCACCCCGACGGCGGCCATGCCAAATGGTGAGCCCAGCGTGTTCCCTCCCGTGGCGCTGTCGCGCAGGGTAAAGAGCAGGTCGTAGCTCCCGGTGGCGGGACTGCCGCCGTCGGCCAACCGCCCCTGGTAGGTGAAGGCGGTGGTTTGGCCCAGCGCGGATGCGGCACTGAGAGCCAACGCGGTGAAGACGGAGAAATAATGATGTTTCATTTGCTTGCTGGGGTTGGAGTTAAGATCCGGTTGGCGCTAAAATTGTTTCAACCGGTAGAACCGGTAACCGGCTTCGACCGGAACGGTGACGGAGATAATACCGTTGTTCGTGGCGAGGCCTTGGGAAACACCCGTCCAGCCATTGGTTACCGCCAAGTTGCCATTTTGTTCCAAGGCAAACCTGGCGGAAGCTTCCGGCCAGGAGAAGATGTAGCTTTGGCTTTCGCGCTTGAGGCTCAACTGCGGCGAGCCGGGCGTTTGGATTATGCCGGCCTGGCTCCAGAAACCGCCGGCCAGTGAGTAACTGCCGCCGCTCATGGCACCCGAGGATAATTGACCGAGGGTGCCGATCAGTGCGTAGTTGCCGTTGGTGCTGCCCCCACCGCCACCGGAAATGGTATAGGTATCAATCGTATAGTCGCCCGCCAACGAGGCGAGCAAGCCAGGGAGGAGCGCGGCCAAGGTCGCACCGCGAAGGAGAAGGTTATTGGTTTTCATGGTTTTACTTGGTTCTGGTTTCGGTGAGGGTGCGGACCATAGCTTCCAGGTCGGATACCCGTTTTTCGAGCGCATTGACTTGTTGGTTTTTGGTGGCCACTTCCACATGCAACGTTTTGGTTTCGGCCTCCAGTTTCTGGTTCAGTCCCTGGATGGCCGCCAGCGCCACGCCGTCGGCATCCACGGTACCAATGTGTTTGTCATCCATGCCCAGACCAAACGCGGCGTAAAAATCCTGCGCCATGGGTCCGAGATGCCGGGCGACTTGGTCGCTTTTGAAATTCCAGCGGGTGACGC carries:
- a CDS encoding RES family NAD+ phosphorylase, yielding MLEAWRIVKERHAATAFSGEGAAKVGGRWNSRGVPVVYASGTQSLAALEILVHLNPPMRFKYVAFRLAFDQVSVEQIALKNLPADWQIEPPSPSTKALGDAWVRQARSAVLALPSVIISGEPNYLLNPAHPDFKTIAISKPERFAFDPRLLT
- a CDS encoding FG-GAP-like repeat-containing protein; the encoded protein is MRIRVLFAIGMGLWTSLQPGFAQGTAFTYNGRLTDNSAAASGSYDLRFTLYGAVTNGSPLGVLTNTATSVSAGVFLVQLDFGGVFTGANYWLELAVRTNGSGAFTPLNPRQPITPTPYAIYAPTAGYAPNAGYATNAGVAATANAVAATHITGTLAPLQLPSSVVQTGGGAYSLYGTFTGNGATLTNLNSGSLTGNLTVGVTLLETARINRSAGSVTVAGDYAYVSSEAGFGSDVGIYNISQLANPIQVGVITNFSAGYLGDDYQWGSHAVALAGTNAYVADVVDGLRIYDISNPANPQLMAKTNFSASYNRGGVIYHSQPVGVAVAGNFAYVACSFDGVRIVNIANPTNPVPVGHVAMGPDYTIQGLADYSVNVAVYGRYLFVAKLLDGVSIYDVANPTNAVYVAGIQSSGVAHSVTVAPFDSGVFLYVANGVNGVNIFDVTDLSEPGPTFEADYYVGTANYHEGNPNMYGGAIDAAVVGKNLYVANSGDGIRLYDISYPAVPSRIGAFSPEVPGSYAAGIAVVGTNVFLANHDSFRIFRNVGVAVRAPKYVGDGSLLTSLDASQITTGTLSLTRFPTNVLLNGNTNVNLTGNFAGNGSALTGLDASQLASGTVPLARLPGSLITNSATGVTLSGSFTGAFTGNGAGLTNLSFASFNGDLLPLTFWSLALTNPAGDFATISNICGGPMSVQLADFNNDGRLDVAVMGFYGRLVVLTNNGAGGFMISSAPGAGYLVNSLAVADVNGDGALDLINASSYNSTLTLMTNDGLGGFTAASTPAVGETTYVVAADVNGDGKADLINVGFYSSTVTILTNGGSGNFTLSSTNQVGNGHFNVVAADVNGDGKVDLITPNYYDSTVTVLTNNGNGEFVAAGTYPAGIGGARFVAAGDFNRDGRVDLAVANDTTGTLTTLTNNGSGGFVAVASYPVGAGPAAVAISDLNRDGWPDLICANYESNSVTILTNNGSGGFATAATFPAGAGPVFVAAGDLNGDGTPDILAANFSDSTLALINNPPFFPSRFRGQFTGDGGSLSNLNANAISSGGLTVNLQVLVPGGGTNTLCFTNGILRAIQ